A part of Agrobacterium vitis genomic DNA contains:
- a CDS encoding flavin reductase family protein — MTILTMPRKDANATPYPQPSVEPGLLKSAMRTVSGQVSVITAGQGAERTGATVTSATALSVDPPTVIVNINRTSSSYPVIRKYGHFGLNILASHDEPVANRFAGVGGLKGEARYDGSNWLVGPSGASLLVGALAAIDCEVEEIIDRHSHGIIIGRVISIQLGEGSPLAYQNGRYGNFTPLLG, encoded by the coding sequence ATGACGATCCTCACCATGCCGCGCAAGGACGCCAACGCTACGCCCTATCCGCAGCCTTCCGTGGAGCCGGGTCTGCTGAAATCGGCCATGCGCACTGTCAGTGGCCAGGTTTCGGTGATCACGGCGGGCCAAGGGGCAGAGCGCACCGGCGCAACCGTCACCTCCGCTACCGCTTTGTCCGTCGATCCTCCAACGGTTATCGTCAATATCAACCGGACCTCTTCCAGCTATCCGGTGATCCGGAAATACGGTCATTTCGGCCTCAACATCCTTGCCAGTCATGACGAGCCTGTCGCCAATCGTTTTGCCGGCGTTGGGGGGCTGAAGGGAGAGGCCCGCTATGACGGGTCAAATTGGCTGGTCGGGCCTAGCGGCGCGTCGCTGCTGGTCGGTGCGCTCGCCGCAATCGACTGTGAAGTGGAAGAGATCATCGACCGCCACAGCCACGGCATCATCATTGGTCGGGTCATTTCGATCCAGCTCGGCGAAGGCAGTCCGCTGGCCTATCAGAACGGCCGTTACGGCAATTTCACACCGCTTCTGGGCTGA
- a CDS encoding ATP-binding cassette domain-containing protein, with translation MTATTMTRLRPVQEAHPATRQEQASQPVLASPRPAFSFRNVRKNFGTQTVLDGINLDVAEGEFLAIIGKSGCGKSTLLRLLAGLDKPSSGELVHHADKSDAARVRMMFQEPRLLPWAKIDDNVAVGLTGIAKGKEALSAARALLEEVGLGTRASEWPSVLSGGQKQRVALARALAAHPHILALDEPLGALDALTRIEMQQLLERIWQKQRFTAVLVTHDVSEAVALADRIVVIDAGRIALDHKVALPRPRRHATAECAAIEAQILEKLLGDAAPA, from the coding sequence ATGACCGCAACGACGATGACGCGGCTTCGGCCAGTTCAGGAAGCACATCCTGCAACAAGACAGGAACAGGCATCCCAACCGGTGCTTGCCAGCCCCCGCCCGGCGTTTTCCTTCCGCAATGTCCGAAAGAATTTCGGAACCCAGACCGTGCTCGACGGCATAAACCTCGATGTCGCAGAAGGTGAGTTCCTGGCGATCATCGGCAAGAGCGGCTGCGGCAAGAGCACCCTGCTGCGGTTGCTGGCTGGGCTGGACAAACCAAGTTCCGGCGAACTTGTCCATCATGCCGACAAGAGCGATGCCGCCCGGGTTCGAATGATGTTTCAGGAGCCACGCCTTCTGCCCTGGGCAAAGATTGACGACAATGTCGCCGTTGGACTGACCGGAATCGCCAAGGGCAAGGAAGCGCTTTCGGCCGCCCGCGCCCTGCTGGAAGAGGTTGGCCTTGGCACACGGGCAAGCGAATGGCCCTCCGTTCTCTCAGGCGGCCAGAAACAGCGCGTCGCGCTTGCCCGCGCCTTGGCGGCGCATCCGCATATCCTGGCGCTGGATGAACCGCTGGGCGCGCTCGATGCGCTGACCCGGATCGAAATGCAGCAATTGCTGGAACGGATCTGGCAAAAGCAGCGATTTACGGCGGTGCTGGTCACCCATGACGTGTCTGAGGCCGTCGCCCTGGCCGACCGGATCGTCGTCATCGACGCCGGACGCATCGCGCTCGACCACAAGGTTGCATTGCCACGCCCAAGGCGGCACGCCACGGCGGAATGCGCGGCAATTGAAGCACAGATATTGGAGAAACTGCTGGGAGACGCGGCCCCCGCATAA
- a CDS encoding aliphatic sulfonate ABC transporter substrate-binding protein, giving the protein MINRRQTLGLLGAASTILALPAIRTAQAATTTLRIGWQKNGVLALAKRTGALEKRLAARGVTVTWAEFTSGPPLLEALGAGALDFGPTGDVPPLFAQAAGGNLLYVGTYKGAPSGTALLVHKDSPIQTIADLKGKKLAFKRGSSAHNFVVKALKTAGLTPADVKAADLSPADAGAAFKSGNVDAWAIWDPYFAVAETDPNARVLTTASGIVDSWSFYFGNGDFTSKNPEVITDVIDELRKTGVWAQSHLDETITALAEITGVPRDTTKTVLSRPGADLGSVSTLNDEAIAYQQALADEFHALQILPKPLKIAEIVWRPKAS; this is encoded by the coding sequence ATGATCAACCGCAGACAGACCCTTGGCTTGCTTGGCGCTGCCAGCACCATCCTCGCCTTGCCGGCAATCCGTACCGCCCAGGCGGCCACCACGACCCTGCGGATCGGCTGGCAGAAGAATGGTGTGCTGGCACTGGCCAAGCGCACGGGCGCGCTTGAAAAGCGTCTGGCTGCACGCGGCGTTACCGTGACCTGGGCCGAGTTCACCTCCGGCCCGCCGCTGCTGGAAGCGCTGGGCGCCGGTGCGCTCGATTTTGGTCCGACAGGAGATGTGCCGCCGCTGTTTGCCCAGGCGGCGGGCGGCAATCTCCTTTATGTCGGCACTTACAAGGGAGCACCCTCCGGCACGGCATTGCTTGTTCACAAGGATTCGCCGATCCAGACGATTGCCGATCTCAAGGGCAAGAAGCTAGCCTTCAAGCGCGGCTCGAGCGCCCATAATTTCGTGGTCAAGGCGCTGAAAACGGCAGGATTGACGCCAGCTGATGTCAAGGCAGCGGATCTGTCGCCTGCCGATGCGGGGGCGGCGTTCAAATCTGGAAATGTCGATGCCTGGGCGATTTGGGACCCCTATTTTGCGGTGGCCGAGACCGATCCCAATGCGAGAGTGCTGACGACGGCCAGCGGCATTGTCGATAGCTGGAGCTTCTATTTCGGCAATGGTGATTTCACCAGTAAAAACCCGGAGGTGATCACTGACGTTATCGATGAATTGCGCAAGACCGGCGTCTGGGCGCAGAGCCATCTGGATGAGACGATCACCGCGCTTGCCGAAATCACTGGCGTGCCGCGCGACACGACAAAGACCGTGCTGAGCCGGCCCGGCGCGGATCTCGGCAGCGTTTCTACCCTGAACGATGAGGCCATCGCTTATCAGCAGGCCTTGGCCGACGAGTTTCACGCCCTGCAAATTCTGCCGAAGCCTTTGAAGATCGCCGAGATCGTCTGGCGCCCGAAGGCCAGCTGA
- the ssuD gene encoding FMNH2-dependent alkanesulfonate monooxygenase, whose amino-acid sequence MSKTSNAQNARPIDFLWFIPTSGDGTYLGSNDLTRPVDHGYLREIAIAVDRLGYYGVLLPTGVACEESFVTAASLAAHTQKLKFLVAIRPGTASPAYYARLAVALDRVSNGRTLLNIVVGGSPSELAGDGIFVSHDERYAHADEFFTVWEDLLSKGHADLNGKYIRAEGARLGFPPVQSPRPPLYFGGSSDAGIDFAARRVDKYLTWGEPPAQVKEKVEAVRAAAARSGRDVSFGIRLHFIVRETDEEAWAAADKLISKLSDETIRETQARFAKESDSVGQRRMTELHNGRRDKLEVSPNLWAGVGLVRAGAGTALVGSPETVAERLREYQAIGIDTVIGSGYPHLEEAYRVAELLFPKLGLGRSSENDIKHSDFADSKVFAGGGHSGGFRVVSGS is encoded by the coding sequence ATGTCTAAAACGTCCAATGCGCAAAATGCGCGGCCCATCGACTTTCTCTGGTTCATCCCCACGTCGGGTGACGGCACCTATCTCGGCTCCAACGACCTGACCCGTCCGGTCGATCACGGTTATCTGCGTGAAATTGCTATTGCCGTCGACCGGCTCGGCTATTACGGCGTATTGCTGCCGACGGGGGTCGCCTGTGAGGAATCCTTCGTCACGGCGGCGTCGCTGGCCGCCCATACGCAGAAACTGAAATTTCTGGTCGCCATTCGCCCCGGCACGGCATCGCCCGCCTATTACGCACGGTTGGCGGTGGCCCTGGACCGGGTCTCGAACGGCCGAACGCTGCTGAATATCGTTGTGGGCGGCAGCCCTTCCGAATTGGCGGGTGACGGTATTTTCGTCTCCCATGACGAACGCTATGCCCATGCCGACGAGTTTTTTACCGTCTGGGAAGATCTTCTGAGCAAGGGCCATGCCGATCTGAATGGCAAATATATCCGTGCCGAAGGCGCGCGCCTAGGCTTCCCGCCGGTACAATCGCCGCGTCCGCCGCTCTATTTCGGCGGCTCTTCGGATGCCGGGATCGATTTTGCCGCCCGTCGCGTCGACAAATACCTGACCTGGGGCGAACCGCCAGCGCAGGTCAAGGAAAAGGTCGAGGCGGTGCGCGCTGCCGCTGCCCGCAGCGGGCGGGATGTCTCCTTTGGCATCCGTCTGCACTTCATCGTCCGCGAAACCGATGAAGAGGCCTGGGCCGCCGCAGACAAGCTGATCTCCAAACTGTCAGATGAAACCATCCGCGAAACCCAGGCGCGCTTTGCCAAGGAATCCGACTCGGTGGGGCAGCGCCGCATGACGGAATTGCACAATGGCCGACGCGACAAGCTGGAAGTCTCGCCCAATCTCTGGGCCGGGGTGGGACTGGTGCGGGCAGGGGCCGGTACGGCCCTGGTCGGGTCGCCGGAAACGGTGGCGGAGCGCCTGCGGGAGTATCAGGCCATCGGCATTGATACGGTGATCGGCTCCGGCTATCCGCACCTCGAAGAAGCCTACCGTGTGGCGGAACTGCTGTTTCCGAAGCTTGGCCTGGGCAGGTCGAGTGAAAACGACATCAAGCACAGCGACTTCGCCGATTCGAAAGTCTTTGCCGGCGGAGGCCATTCCGGTGGTTTCCGGGTCGTTTCCGGTTCCTGA
- a CDS encoding aliphatic sulfonate ABC transporter substrate-binding protein has protein sequence MTELTRRLFATGALGSLALSLTLGAAFRARAEGLGTLKIGYQKTGLPVIARQQGVIEAALKSQGTSVSWVEFAAGPPLVEALNVGSVHVGWTGDAPPIFGQASGAAIVYAAALPPNGKGEGIVVKASSGIKDLAGLKGRKVAVGKGTSAHNLVVVALEKAGIGFDEITPVYLGPADAAAAFASDKVDAWAVWDPFLAIAETRYDLVTLARSSEVLDVKTYFLANRDFAASHPDTLATVLKALAVAAEWSANNRGQLAAALHDITGVPLNAQTLAANRAEFGIFKITDEIVATQQETADRFFRLGLIPKKINIKDAVWVAPTN, from the coding sequence ATGACAGAATTGACCCGCCGCCTATTCGCGACCGGTGCCCTTGGCTCCCTCGCTTTATCCCTGACACTTGGCGCTGCCTTCCGCGCGCGGGCCGAAGGATTGGGTACCTTGAAAATCGGCTATCAGAAAACCGGTCTGCCAGTCATTGCACGCCAGCAGGGCGTCATCGAAGCCGCCCTCAAGTCGCAGGGGACCTCGGTGTCCTGGGTGGAGTTCGCTGCCGGGCCGCCGCTGGTCGAGGCCTTGAATGTCGGCTCCGTCCATGTCGGTTGGACGGGAGATGCGCCGCCGATTTTCGGGCAGGCATCCGGGGCAGCCATTGTCTATGCTGCGGCGCTGCCACCAAATGGCAAAGGCGAAGGCATCGTCGTCAAGGCCAGTTCCGGCATCAAGGATCTGGCCGGTCTCAAAGGCCGCAAGGTCGCAGTCGGAAAAGGCACCAGCGCCCATAACCTCGTCGTGGTTGCCCTTGAAAAGGCCGGGATCGGCTTTGACGAGATCACCCCGGTCTATCTCGGCCCTGCTGATGCGGCGGCAGCCTTTGCCAGCGACAAGGTGGACGCCTGGGCCGTATGGGACCCGTTCCTGGCGATTGCCGAGACCCGTTACGATCTGGTGACGCTCGCCCGCTCCAGCGAAGTGCTTGACGTCAAAACCTATTTTCTCGCCAATCGTGACTTTGCGGCAAGCCATCCCGACACATTGGCGACCGTATTGAAGGCGCTTGCCGTCGCGGCGGAATGGTCCGCCAACAATCGCGGTCAATTGGCCGCCGCCCTGCATGACATTACCGGCGTGCCGCTCAATGCCCAGACTTTGGCCGCCAACCGGGCCGAGTTCGGCATTTTCAAGATTACCGACGAGATCGTGGCAACCCAGCAAGAGACGGCAGACCGTTTCTTCCGGCTCGGCCTGATCCCGAAGAAAATCAACATCAAAGACGCCGTGTGGGTTGCGCCAACCAACTGA
- a CDS encoding FAD/NAD(P)-binding protein: MLQFISGVSHLGVSQAKSSISPARKTVVIVGGGFAGASVARFLAQRQDDDLQILVFEPRSTLGAGLAYDTDDPALRLNVEANRMIADGKEPLAFAEWLRQSGALADDPDARVECTGSDATQVFARREAFGRFMAERMAPYLEDGRIQHIRETVETVTRIGSRWLVTGNLGAWIEADIVVMAATHPAPKAPRALQSALQGHPRFITNSVAGQSLCGIRATDRVLVVGMGLTAADIVASLTARGHRGEITAFSRRGMSSRGHTLQPQDWFCSFSEDDCRSVRSLIRAVRRAVADAQAHGVTWHAVTDALRKQGQTIWARLDATERKRLLRHARRLWDVHRYRLPPQAQAIWQQRLAEGSLTLASGRMIKIERGIETIAIDLVAASTGLVERKLFDWVVLATGPDHASVLKSQSMLLTLESTGHLQADAYGLGIACDESGQAIAIDGRPQADLFIAGPLARGTFGELMGVPEVSRQAELVAHRIADAVIVSRSATV; the protein is encoded by the coding sequence ATGCTCCAGTTTATTTCAGGGGTTTCTCACTTGGGGGTTTCCCAAGCGAAAAGCAGCATTTCGCCTGCCCGTAAGACGGTCGTTATTGTCGGTGGAGGGTTTGCCGGCGCGTCAGTGGCAAGGTTTCTGGCGCAGCGGCAGGACGATGATCTGCAAATTCTGGTTTTTGAGCCGAGATCCACGCTGGGGGCCGGGCTTGCCTATGACACGGACGATCCGGCTCTTCGTCTCAATGTGGAAGCAAACCGGATGATTGCCGACGGCAAGGAGCCGCTTGCCTTTGCCGAGTGGTTGCGGCAATCCGGCGCGCTTGCGGACGATCCGGACGCCCGGGTCGAATGCACAGGCAGTGATGCCACCCAGGTATTTGCGCGCCGTGAAGCCTTCGGGCGCTTCATGGCGGAGCGGATGGCGCCTTATCTGGAAGACGGTCGCATCCAACACATCCGCGAGACGGTGGAAACCGTGACCCGGATTGGGAGCCGCTGGCTGGTGACCGGCAATTTGGGCGCCTGGATCGAGGCCGATATCGTCGTCATGGCGGCCACCCACCCGGCCCCCAAGGCACCGCGGGCATTGCAATCAGCCCTGCAAGGTCATCCACGGTTTATTACCAATTCCGTCGCGGGCCAGAGCCTTTGCGGTATCCGTGCGACGGATCGGGTTCTTGTCGTCGGCATGGGTCTGACGGCAGCGGATATTGTCGCCAGTTTAACGGCCCGTGGCCATCGTGGCGAGATCACCGCCTTTTCAAGGCGGGGTATGTCGTCCCGTGGCCATACTCTTCAGCCCCAGGACTGGTTTTGCTCGTTCAGCGAGGATGATTGTCGCTCAGTGCGGTCGTTGATACGTGCCGTGCGGCGTGCGGTGGCCGATGCGCAGGCCCATGGTGTGACCTGGCATGCGGTGACCGACGCCCTGCGTAAACAGGGCCAGACCATCTGGGCGCGGCTCGATGCGACGGAAAGAAAACGGCTGTTGCGCCACGCCCGCCGTCTTTGGGACGTGCATCGCTACCGGCTGCCACCCCAGGCGCAAGCCATTTGGCAGCAGCGGTTGGCTGAGGGCAGTCTGACACTTGCCTCAGGCCGGATGATCAAGATCGAGCGGGGTATCGAGACCATCGCCATCGATCTCGTGGCAGCCTCTACCGGGCTGGTGGAGCGCAAGCTGTTCGACTGGGTGGTGCTGGCAACAGGCCCCGATCATGCCAGTGTCCTGAAATCGCAATCGATGTTGCTGACGCTGGAAAGCACGGGCCACCTCCAGGCCGATGCTTATGGGCTTGGTATCGCCTGTGATGAGAGCGGTCAGGCCATTGCTATCGACGGCCGGCCGCAAGCGGATCTGTTCATCGCAGGCCCGCTGGCACGCGGTACGTTTGGCGAGCTGATGGGCGTCCCGGAAGTCTCCCGCCAGGCCGAACTGGTGGCACATCGTATCGCCGATGCCGTTATCGTCAGCCGCAGCGCTACTGTATAA
- a CDS encoding RrF2 family transcriptional regulator, protein MLTKKGKYGLKALVDLAQLGPGETAFISEIALRNNIPKKFLDTILLELRNGGILRSKKGPGGGYSLSHPASEIRIGHAIRLLDGPLAPIRCASRTAFEACDDCADPVNCQVRRSMTQVRDAIASILDNMTLEQFVATPSLNELTQDEQQEKRATA, encoded by the coding sequence ATGCTGACGAAAAAAGGCAAATACGGTTTGAAAGCGCTGGTGGATCTGGCTCAGCTTGGACCGGGTGAAACAGCGTTCATCAGCGAGATTGCGCTCAGAAACAACATTCCGAAGAAGTTTCTCGACACCATTCTGCTTGAATTGCGCAATGGCGGCATCCTGCGGTCCAAGAAAGGCCCGGGCGGTGGTTACTCCCTGTCGCATCCCGCCAGTGAAATCCGCATTGGCCACGCTATTCGTCTGCTGGATGGGCCGCTTGCGCCGATCCGTTGCGCTAGCCGCACCGCTTTTGAAGCTTGCGACGATTGTGCCGATCCGGTCAACTGTCAGGTCCGGCGGTCGATGACCCAGGTGCGGGACGCCATCGCTTCTATTCTCGACAATATGACCCTGGAACAATTCGTCGCTACGCCAAGCCTGAATGAGCTGACGCAGGATGAGCAGCAGGAAAAGCGCGCTACTGCATAA
- a CDS encoding SHOCT domain-containing protein produces MPTLSDEGQARLSDIATRHGVSFGAVEHLLMALMAGNGYQAQFNHPDLGGMGQWSQGGMTMVGDMFNNGLKARVDNLCSDIATLLQTSDLHRPASGYASSSQSQSQGNGGFGGFASGVSLFIPGSLSAANWWPADLGFPASTGAQNNLRYAFFPSSRRLAIDIGGRTTVYDTRDHQIGGFSQQQGGDQTLSFTSQYGLVRLSELEVVSPGTNSPVTNVVGEAATAPLAPVMPPVAPVFDNPEPASEPLASEIQAFSAGTSPRHPAAPPAASDDEIFAKIEKLAALHGRGILTDKEYQDKKADLLSRL; encoded by the coding sequence ATGCCGACACTGAGTGACGAGGGCCAAGCGCGTCTGAGCGACATTGCCACACGCCATGGGGTGAGCTTCGGGGCGGTCGAGCATTTGCTGATGGCGTTGATGGCTGGCAACGGCTACCAGGCCCAGTTCAACCACCCGGATCTTGGTGGCATGGGGCAATGGTCGCAGGGTGGCATGACCATGGTTGGCGATATGTTCAACAATGGGCTGAAGGCCCGGGTCGACAATCTTTGCTCGGATATCGCCACGTTGCTGCAAACCAGTGATCTGCATCGCCCGGCATCCGGCTATGCCTCATCCTCGCAATCACAATCGCAGGGAAATGGCGGGTTCGGTGGCTTTGCCAGCGGCGTTAGTCTCTTCATCCCCGGCAGTCTTTCAGCAGCAAACTGGTGGCCAGCGGATCTTGGCTTTCCGGCTTCGACCGGCGCCCAGAACAATTTGCGCTATGCGTTTTTCCCGTCAAGCCGCAGGCTGGCGATCGATATCGGTGGGCGCACGACAGTCTACGATACCAGAGACCACCAGATCGGCGGATTTTCCCAGCAACAGGGCGGCGACCAGACGTTGAGCTTCACCTCCCAATATGGGCTGGTGCGGCTCTCGGAGCTTGAAGTCGTGTCTCCCGGTACGAATTCGCCCGTTACGAATGTGGTAGGCGAAGCCGCGACTGCGCCCCTCGCGCCGGTCATGCCACCCGTCGCCCCTGTTTTTGATAATCCTGAACCAGCGAGTGAGCCTTTGGCGTCGGAGATCCAGGCATTTTCGGCAGGGACTTCTCCCAGGCATCCAGCCGCTCCCCCGGCAGCCAGTGACGATGAGATCTTTGCCAAGATCGAAAAACTCGCCGCCCTGCATGGCCGCGGCATCCTGACCGACAAGGAATATCAGGACAAAAAGGCCGATCTTCTGTCGAGGCTCTGA
- a CDS encoding ABC transporter permease subunit — protein MQNSNLRQDAGHAPSHGLAWFGAGLSRLAGNSIGWALPLLILIAWEASSRAGLLQQNVLPAPSAVAEAFWRLTLSGELPTNIGVSTVRALAGFAIGGGIGFALGLLNGLSALSRGITDTTLQMVRNIPHLALIPLVILWFGIDEEAKLFLVALGVFFPIYVNTLLGIQSVDPQLVEMGRLYGMKPYRLFRKVILPGALPAIFAGLRYGLGIMWLTLIVAETIAASSGLGYMAMQAREFLLIDVVVLSILIYALLGKLADLLARFLERVFLQWHPAYQTAR, from the coding sequence ATGCAGAATTCAAACCTCAGACAAGATGCCGGACATGCACCCTCGCATGGACTTGCATGGTTCGGGGCTGGCTTGTCGCGGCTGGCCGGCAACAGTATCGGCTGGGCGCTGCCTTTGCTGATCCTGATTGCCTGGGAAGCATCGTCGCGCGCCGGATTGTTGCAGCAAAACGTGTTACCGGCACCGTCTGCCGTCGCCGAAGCCTTCTGGCGGCTGACATTATCGGGCGAGTTGCCAACCAATATTGGCGTCAGCACCGTAAGGGCGCTGGCGGGCTTTGCCATTGGCGGCGGCATCGGTTTTGCACTCGGTCTGCTCAACGGCCTGTCCGCATTGAGCCGTGGCATTACCGATACAACCTTGCAGATGGTGCGCAATATTCCCCATCTGGCGTTGATCCCGCTGGTCATCCTGTGGTTCGGAATTGATGAGGAGGCCAAGCTCTTTCTTGTCGCGCTCGGCGTGTTTTTCCCGATCTATGTCAACACCCTGCTGGGCATCCAGAGCGTCGATCCACAACTGGTGGAAATGGGCCGCCTTTACGGCATGAAGCCCTACCGGCTGTTTCGCAAGGTTATCCTGCCGGGCGCCCTGCCCGCGATTTTTGCGGGATTGCGCTATGGCCTTGGCATCATGTGGCTGACGCTGATCGTCGCGGAAACCATCGCCGCCTCTTCCGGCCTCGGTTACATGGCCATGCAGGCGCGTGAGTTCCTGCTGATCGACGTGGTTGTTCTTTCCATTCTCATCTATGCGCTGCTCGGCAAACTGGCGGATCTGCTTGCCCGTTTCCTGGAGCGCGTGTTCCTGCAATGGCATCCGGCCTACCAGACAGCGAGGTAA
- a CDS encoding LysR family transcriptional regulator produces MDQLSAMRAFIRVVETGNFTRAAERLDMPKATVTNLIQGLEAHLQTKLLNRTTRRVMVTTDGALYYERAVQIVSELAELDESLSNAQSTPRGRLRVEMSGAFSDWIVVPSLCDFHQKFPDMHIDLGVSDRMVDYLAENVDCALRAGTPSDQSLIARRVCDVEMITCVAPRYIEKFGIPAHPRELENHHYCVNYFSSNNSRKMPFTFKKDKEELEISARYIVSVNDSRTYMTCAQNGLGIAPVPRFMAASLIASGELVQVLADWRREPLPLYIVYPPNRHLSNKVRVFVDWLVKLLLEARLNEG; encoded by the coding sequence ATGGACCAGCTCTCGGCAATGCGCGCCTTCATTCGCGTGGTGGAAACCGGCAATTTTACCCGAGCGGCTGAACGGCTTGATATGCCAAAGGCGACGGTCACCAATCTCATCCAGGGGTTGGAAGCCCATTTGCAGACCAAACTGCTCAACCGGACCACCCGTCGCGTCATGGTGACGACGGACGGGGCCTTGTATTATGAGCGGGCGGTCCAGATCGTTTCGGAATTGGCTGAGCTGGACGAGAGTCTTTCCAATGCGCAAAGCACACCCCGCGGACGCTTGCGTGTCGAAATGTCCGGCGCGTTTTCAGACTGGATCGTCGTGCCCTCCCTCTGCGACTTTCATCAGAAATTTCCAGATATGCACATCGATCTCGGCGTCAGCGACCGGATGGTCGATTATCTTGCCGAAAACGTCGATTGTGCCTTGCGGGCTGGTACGCCATCCGATCAGTCACTGATCGCCAGACGGGTTTGCGACGTGGAAATGATCACCTGCGTCGCCCCCCGCTATATCGAAAAATTCGGCATCCCGGCCCATCCGCGCGAACTGGAAAACCACCACTATTGCGTGAACTATTTCAGCAGCAACAATAGCCGTAAAATGCCATTCACGTTCAAAAAGGACAAGGAAGAGCTGGAGATCAGCGCCCGCTATATCGTTTCGGTCAACGATAGCCGCACCTATATGACCTGCGCCCAGAACGGTCTCGGTATTGCGCCGGTTCCCCGGTTCATGGCCGCCAGCCTCATCGCATCAGGTGAATTGGTACAGGTGTTGGCGGACTGGAGGCGCGAGCCGCTTCCTCTCTATATCGTCTATCCACCGAACCGGCATTTGAGCAACAAGGTCCGGGTCTTCGTGGATTGGCTGGTAAAACTTTTGCTCGAAGCCAGGCTCAATGAGGGCTGA
- a CDS encoding acyl-CoA dehydrogenase family protein yields the protein MGTFSPVFDRLARPVAFIKAEDEALGAAHVLAESAVPADDGSYEKPILDHLLRSGLLGISVSTDYGGIDVSNVLLSTICCVLAKACPTLGAMLAGHYCALELLRSHGSEAQKSYFFAAALAGMRLGRVKAPSAASLKDSGLHLSYNGLGWSLNGTGMASPNATSADWIMVSVHDQAEEPAHLFFPGGTATMTPIANSLSDKSQPDRGEPVLFRDQRGEKDAQLQTRRPAQGPDVPQAMDLLLQAAVELGRGKAAFGQLFGSPVLAPSHLPDDTFEPDFDPSKTGAIADAALRLATAEAVIEKAASAIDAAQIGTQDRHRHTAFLIASAANAAALEASTIAQSAAADPRFAYATAPLGVAEFQSADAGIIVSLLRKGTLGLSGFSDDDSTG from the coding sequence ATGGGAACATTCTCGCCCGTTTTCGACCGACTGGCTAGACCAGTTGCCTTCATCAAAGCCGAGGACGAAGCCCTTGGCGCCGCGCATGTGCTGGCCGAAAGTGCAGTGCCGGCAGATGACGGGTCCTATGAAAAACCAATCCTCGACCATCTGCTGAGGTCAGGGCTTCTTGGCATTTCCGTCTCGACCGATTACGGCGGGATCGACGTTTCAAATGTGTTGCTATCGACCATTTGCTGTGTCCTTGCAAAGGCTTGTCCCACATTGGGGGCCATGCTTGCCGGCCATTATTGTGCATTGGAATTGTTACGCAGCCATGGCAGCGAAGCACAGAAATCCTATTTCTTTGCTGCCGCACTGGCAGGCATGCGCTTAGGCCGCGTCAAAGCACCGTCTGCGGCAAGCCTGAAAGACAGCGGCCTGCACCTTTCCTATAATGGACTTGGCTGGTCACTGAATGGCACCGGCATGGCTTCGCCGAATGCCACATCTGCCGATTGGATCATGGTGTCCGTCCATGATCAGGCTGAAGAGCCAGCCCATCTGTTTTTCCCTGGGGGAACGGCGACGATGACGCCGATCGCCAATTCTCTTTCGGACAAAAGCCAGCCGGATCGGGGTGAGCCTGTGCTGTTTCGCGACCAGAGAGGCGAAAAGGACGCACAACTGCAAACCCGGCGTCCGGCCCAGGGGCCGGATGTGCCTCAGGCCATGGATCTGCTCTTGCAGGCCGCGGTGGAACTGGGGAGAGGCAAAGCTGCATTCGGCCAATTGTTCGGAAGCCCGGTATTGGCCCCCTCTCATCTGCCTGATGACACGTTCGAACCCGATTTTGACCCATCAAAAACCGGCGCCATCGCCGATGCCGCCCTGCGGCTGGCAACGGCCGAAGCCGTCATCGAAAAAGCCGCCAGCGCCATCGATGCCGCCCAGATCGGCACCCAGGACCGGCATCGCCATACCGCCTTCCTGATCGCATCGGCAGCCAATGCAGCAGCCTTGGAAGCCTCGACAATCGCTCAGTCTGCCGCAGCGGACCCGCGCTTTGCATATGCAACCGCGCCTCTTGGCGTAGCCGAATTCCAAAGCGCTGACGCCGGTATCATCGTTTCGCTTTTGCGCAAGGGAACACTTGGGTTGAGCGGTTTTTCGGATGATGATTCCACCGGGTGA